One genomic segment of Fibrobacter sp. UWH4 includes these proteins:
- a CDS encoding Rpn family recombination-promoting nuclease/putative transposase, protein MTKKRKTLRRKHDPFFRYIYAVPANTRTLLRLAKRKNPELRRMLSTVDMDSLELIPGSFSNVKEWGESDLAFKARIKGGPEIFVGILLEHKSYLKKDVLSQIYRYTFEVMQNKGATDFGWLPTKAIIIYNGRSDWDPMAEFRTKYRGQFNGRELPFECVLVNLADISDDACLREPNVEAAVGALVMKHAFDADGLRSVVSGLTKMLSRLENGARATLAEKIVVYLGEYLDEEVVEELRMRMSIGQALGIKTAGDRLRAAERAADRRGRKRGLAQGLEQGVKQGAEKERERNEALNLRRVKFLRSQNVPDSVISAMLALK, encoded by the coding sequence ATGACCAAGAAAAGGAAGACTCTCCGCCGTAAGCATGACCCCTTCTTTCGTTATATTTACGCGGTTCCCGCGAATACACGCACCCTCTTGCGGCTAGCAAAGCGCAAAAATCCGGAGCTTCGCAGGATGCTCTCTACGGTTGACATGGATTCCCTGGAGTTGATTCCGGGCAGTTTCAGCAACGTGAAGGAGTGGGGCGAATCGGACCTCGCCTTCAAGGCCCGCATCAAGGGCGGCCCCGAAATTTTCGTGGGCATCTTGCTGGAGCACAAGTCTTACCTCAAGAAGGATGTCCTTTCGCAGATTTACCGCTATACCTTCGAGGTGATGCAGAACAAGGGGGCGACGGACTTCGGCTGGCTCCCGACGAAGGCCATCATTATCTATAATGGCCGGAGCGACTGGGATCCGATGGCGGAGTTCCGTACAAAGTATCGGGGCCAGTTCAATGGCCGTGAGTTGCCGTTCGAATGTGTCCTTGTGAACCTTGCGGACATTTCCGATGATGCCTGCCTTAGGGAGCCGAATGTAGAGGCAGCTGTCGGCGCGCTTGTGATGAAACACGCTTTTGACGCAGATGGTCTCAGGAGCGTTGTGAGCGGATTGACGAAAATGCTTTCTCGGCTGGAAAATGGCGCAAGGGCTACCCTTGCGGAAAAAATTGTAGTATATTTGGGAGAGTACCTTGATGAAGAAGTCGTGGAGGAATTGCGTATGCGTATGAGTATCGGACAGGCCCTGGGGATCAAGACCGCTGGAGACCGTTTGCGTGCCGCAGAACGCGCCGCAGACCGCCGTGGACGGAAGCGCGGCTTGGCGCAGGGCCTTGAACAGGGCGTCAAGCAGGGCGCTGAAAAAGAACGAGAACGGAATGAAGCTCTCAACCTAAGAAGAGTGAAATTTCTCCGTTCGCAGAACGTGCCGGACAGCGTAATCTCGGCGATGCTTGCCCTCAAATAA
- a CDS encoding NAD(P)-dependent oxidoreductase, producing MQFSQFIIFGGCGFIGTHTANLLREKYPDAKIYIADLLADGTEYSQRVDVRQPISMNGEFGKNTLIFNFAAIHRTPGHPDHAYFETNIRGAENVCEFARKHNIENIVFTSSIAPYGAAEELKTEETLPTPNTPYGISKLVAEKIHREWAAESKDRRLSIVRPGIVFGTGENGNMTRLYRALKKHKFAYAGRKDTIKACIYVKDLVRVMLAMAENEKKDTELAEVASRVQLYNCCYYPSFTIEQIANTMLKATGLKRFIPYIPKKPMMAAATVCGLLGGLGLGICPARVKKLMVSTNINGLKLSQNYPLSYSLEDAFRDWYKDCGEKELV from the coding sequence ATGCAATTCAGTCAGTTCATAATTTTCGGTGGATGTGGCTTTATCGGGACGCACACTGCGAACCTTCTCCGCGAAAAATATCCCGACGCAAAGATTTATATTGCAGATCTTCTTGCTGATGGAACTGAATATTCACAAAGGGTCGACGTTCGTCAGCCGATTTCAATGAATGGCGAATTTGGCAAAAACACACTCATTTTCAATTTTGCAGCAATTCATCGTACGCCAGGTCATCCTGATCATGCGTACTTTGAAACGAATATTCGCGGTGCAGAAAATGTATGCGAATTCGCACGCAAACACAACATTGAAAACATTGTTTTTACGAGCAGCATTGCTCCGTATGGAGCGGCTGAAGAGTTAAAGACCGAAGAAACTCTGCCTACCCCTAACACGCCTTACGGCATCTCTAAATTGGTGGCCGAAAAAATCCACCGTGAATGGGCTGCCGAAAGTAAGGACCGCAGACTCTCGATTGTGCGTCCTGGAATCGTGTTCGGGACTGGTGAAAACGGCAACATGACACGCCTTTACAGGGCGCTCAAGAAACATAAGTTCGCTTATGCAGGCCGCAAAGACACTATCAAGGCTTGCATTTACGTGAAGGACCTTGTGCGTGTGATGTTGGCTATGGCCGAAAATGAGAAAAAGGACACTGAGCTTGCCGAAGTGGCCAGTAGGGTTCAACTTTACAATTGCTGCTACTATCCGTCTTTCACTATTGAGCAGATTGCGAATACCATGCTCAAGGCGACTGGGCTGAAACGCTTCATTCCGTACATTCCCAAGAAACCCATGATGGCGGCAGCGACTGTCTGCGGTTTGCTCGGGGGCTTGGGCCTTGGTATTTGCCCTGCCCGTGTAAAGAAATTGATGGTTAGCACGAACATCAACGGTTTGAAACTCTCCCAAAACTACCCGCTCTCCTACTCGCTGGAAGATGCTTTCCGCGATTGGTATAAGGATTGCGGTGAAAAGGAACTGGTGTAG
- a CDS encoding glycosyltransferase codes for MADRIKIMFIAQAYPGGVPVYIETLAKHLDSSKYEKILVCSYAYEEARFAPYFDVIEKVGMERSISASKILKPAWATRKLIKKYKPDVVYCNSSIAGAVGRLAAIGCGAKVLYNAHSWAFNMRISNKKKLFYRWIEKFFAVFTDKIICVSNYEKESALQNYICKTNKLQVILNGVDIEEIEKKIAVSKLTRSSLNIPENAYVVGMVGRISEQKAPDVFVKAARKIKDVIPESFFIIVGDGPDQLEIEKMILNADLKDSFLITGWTKQAIEYLALFDIAVLCSRWEGLPLVVSEYFAAKKPVVCTKIDAVDDMIQSEKNGLVVDIDDADAVYESVVRIYKDELFKNQISNAAYMVAKEKFELKKMVKEFICVVDQVTKN; via the coding sequence GTGGCAGACCGTATCAAGATAATGTTTATTGCTCAGGCGTATCCTGGTGGCGTTCCTGTTTATATTGAAACGCTCGCTAAGCACCTTGATAGTTCTAAATACGAGAAAATACTCGTCTGCTCTTACGCCTATGAAGAAGCCCGTTTTGCCCCTTATTTTGATGTTATTGAAAAAGTGGGCATGGAACGCTCTATAAGTGCATCAAAGATTTTGAAACCGGCTTGGGCAACCCGCAAGTTGATAAAGAAGTACAAACCCGATGTGGTGTATTGCAATAGCAGCATTGCGGGGGCTGTTGGACGCCTTGCTGCTATAGGCTGTGGTGCGAAAGTCCTGTACAACGCTCATAGTTGGGCGTTCAATATGCGGATTAGCAACAAGAAGAAGTTGTTTTATCGCTGGATAGAAAAGTTCTTTGCCGTATTTACCGATAAGATTATTTGCGTCTCCAATTACGAGAAAGAGTCTGCGTTGCAAAATTATATATGCAAAACAAATAAATTGCAAGTGATTTTGAATGGTGTGGATATTGAAGAAATTGAGAAAAAAATTGCAGTTTCTAAACTGACCCGGTCATCTTTGAATATTCCTGAAAATGCTTATGTTGTTGGCATGGTGGGACGTATATCAGAGCAGAAAGCTCCGGATGTTTTTGTAAAGGCTGCTCGAAAGATAAAAGATGTTATTCCCGAATCGTTCTTTATAATTGTCGGTGATGGTCCCGACCAGTTAGAAATTGAAAAAATGATTTTGAATGCTGATTTAAAAGATTCATTCTTAATTACGGGGTGGACGAAACAAGCCATAGAATATTTAGCTTTGTTTGATATTGCAGTTCTTTGTTCTCGTTGGGAAGGTTTGCCGCTTGTTGTGTCGGAATATTTTGCTGCCAAAAAACCGGTTGTCTGCACTAAGATTGATGCCGTTGATGATATGATTCAGTCGGAAAAGAATGGACTTGTTGTTGATATTGATGATGCAGATGCCGTTTATGAATCGGTAGTTAGAATATATAAGGATGAATTGTTTAAAAATCAAATCTCAAATGCAGCATATATGGTTGCCAAAGAAAAGTTTGAATTGAAAAAAATGGTGAAAGAGTTTATTTGTGTAGTTGATCAAGTGACGAAAAATTAG
- a CDS encoding TDP-N-acetylfucosamine:lipid II N-acetylfucosaminyltransferase has product MIKKVIHICSDEKFIDGAIAQFARYKTIESSFFIIHHDREIRYVKSRCPNVFFFQSEKKLVETVNQSSSDCVVILHSIFVSIRHLLRIQRTIFICCWGWDIYSDVHDNLKKMLPIDLYKPYTRKMLNSQKRMLERVREMAKVCLGVYFFHNRMYRRLFDKISAISTVFPIEFHMMNLSGKCFFPFRYMFMELPNDFVPKEPTSLSAVPRILVGNSLDPTNNHIDILERLEKIGRPIEALIPISYGGNERYKTALKKYVLKFQNVKTTFLETFMDRKQYFNLVNTCCAAVFGHMRQQSAGNISHALKNGFDVYLYNDSLNYAYYRELGYKFFSIENDLCNFSGKPYLSIESQKENFDIYMNDADLCRYDEEMMKFFSSFEL; this is encoded by the coding sequence ATGATAAAAAAAGTAATTCACATATGTAGCGATGAAAAATTTATTGATGGGGCGATTGCGCAATTTGCTAGGTATAAGACCATTGAGTCTTCTTTTTTTATCATTCATCATGATCGTGAAATTCGGTATGTGAAAAGCCGATGCCCCAATGTGTTTTTTTTCCAATCTGAAAAGAAACTTGTTGAGACAGTTAATCAAAGTTCATCGGACTGTGTTGTAATTTTGCATAGCATATTTGTTAGTATTCGGCATTTGCTTAGAATACAGCGGACGATTTTTATTTGTTGCTGGGGATGGGATATTTATTCGGATGTTCATGACAATTTGAAGAAAATGCTGCCGATTGATTTGTATAAGCCATATACAAGAAAGATGCTGAACAGTCAAAAAAGGATGTTGGAAAGAGTTCGAGAAATGGCGAAAGTATGCCTAGGTGTATATTTCTTTCACAATCGTATGTATAGACGGTTATTTGATAAAATTTCTGCAATATCAACGGTGTTTCCGATTGAATTCCATATGATGAATTTATCTGGGAAATGTTTTTTCCCGTTTAGATATATGTTTATGGAATTACCGAATGATTTTGTACCCAAGGAGCCAACTTCTTTGTCAGCTGTTCCAAGAATTTTGGTTGGGAATAGCTTGGATCCGACAAATAATCATATAGATATTTTGGAAAGATTGGAAAAGATTGGGCGTCCTATTGAGGCTTTGATTCCAATTAGCTATGGTGGAAATGAAAGGTATAAAACTGCTTTAAAAAAATATGTGCTAAAATTCCAAAATGTAAAAACGACTTTTTTAGAAACATTTATGGACAGGAAGCAATATTTTAATTTGGTTAATACCTGTTGTGCTGCGGTGTTTGGGCATATGAGACAACAGTCTGCGGGAAATATTAGTCATGCTTTGAAAAACGGTTTCGATGTTTATCTATATAACGATTCTTTAAATTACGCGTATTATAGAGAACTTGGCTATAAGTTTTTCTCAATAGAAAATGATCTGTGTAATTTTTCGGGAAAACCTTATTTGTCTATAGAAAGCCAAAAGGAAAATTTTGACATCTATATGAACGATGCTGATTTATGTCGGTATGATGAAGAAATGATGAAGTTTTTTTCCTCATTTGAACTTTAG
- a CDS encoding acyltransferase family protein, with protein sequence MFKKKDGFFCFAKKNVKSLIVPYVFFNVLCCLMDLSLISDVQFHKNAVVDFLIGGGHSYSGASWFLLSLFFVRLLAYIAVERNIWGQLFIFAVSIFVAYVLPFPLYWGIGSCFMAYPFFYVGYIFKKHALFSKKIQWNFCIGCLSLVLMLLLNRLIGSVSIHSLQFGNVPSLYYIEGFVGVIMVSAFCRLVDNFSNVFIEIFSSGSIVIMGLHGSVFFYVNALSRRISPLFADDWSNFFFALIKSVIILVLLYYPIIFLQKHAAMFIGNRFKKIESHV encoded by the coding sequence TTGTTTAAGAAGAAAGATGGCTTTTTTTGTTTCGCTAAAAAAAATGTAAAGTCATTGATAGTCCCTTATGTTTTCTTTAATGTATTGTGCTGCTTAATGGATCTTTCGCTGATATCGGATGTCCAGTTTCATAAGAATGCTGTTGTAGATTTTTTGATTGGCGGTGGCCATTCGTATTCGGGGGCGTCTTGGTTCTTGTTGAGTCTTTTCTTTGTTCGTTTGTTGGCTTATATTGCTGTTGAACGGAATATATGGGGGCAACTCTTCATTTTTGCTGTGTCTATTTTTGTTGCATATGTGTTGCCTTTTCCATTGTATTGGGGAATTGGCTCTTGTTTTATGGCATATCCGTTTTTTTATGTTGGTTATATCTTTAAAAAACATGCACTCTTTAGTAAAAAGATACAATGGAATTTTTGTATAGGATGTTTATCTCTTGTGTTAATGTTGCTGTTGAACAGATTAATAGGATCTGTTTCAATTCACTCGTTACAATTTGGAAATGTTCCTTCGCTGTATTATATAGAAGGATTTGTCGGCGTAATAATGGTGTCTGCTTTTTGTCGGCTTGTGGATAATTTCTCTAATGTATTCATTGAAATTTTTTCATCGGGATCGATTGTAATCATGGGCTTGCATGGGAGTGTGTTTTTTTATGTGAATGCTTTGTCGCGACGGATTTCCCCGTTATTTGCAGATGATTGGAGTAATTTCTTTTTTGCGCTTATAAAGTCTGTGATAATTTTGGTTTTGTTGTATTATCCAATAATTTTTCTCCAAAAACATGCTGCGATGTTTATTGGAAATCGATTTAAAAAGATAGAATCGCATGTTTGA
- a CDS encoding glycosyltransferase family 2 protein, whose amino-acid sequence MFDINPKVSAVITTKNRCALLKRAVESVLSQTYKNIECIVVDDASNDDTPDYCQSLNDVKYIRIPVEESRGGNYARNQGVKNALGEYIAFLDDDDCWLPEKIEKQIALILEKKNGLVYCGRRYERMSPKGISFCDELPHAELQGDMTKKILKEICTVTSNILVEKKMLVECGGFDENLKFWQEYELLIRLAQRTPFFFVNEALSIYRVNLNDPNRLTNKFYSWMEAVDYIYQKHAELYYNLGFLGRLEARTIVWRDAVARCKNAGLLRESLKNKLLYLVISFPFRVKNKLVRFRACV is encoded by the coding sequence ATGTTTGACATTAATCCTAAAGTAAGTGCCGTAATTACAACGAAAAATCGTTGTGCTCTTTTGAAAAGGGCTGTTGAAAGTGTGCTTTCTCAAACGTATAAGAACATAGAATGCATTGTTGTTGATGATGCTTCGAATGATGATACTCCTGATTATTGTCAATCTTTAAATGATGTGAAATATATTCGGATTCCTGTAGAAGAAAGTCGTGGTGGAAATTATGCACGCAATCAGGGCGTAAAAAATGCTTTAGGGGAATATATTGCTTTTTTGGACGATGATGATTGTTGGCTGCCAGAAAAGATTGAAAAACAAATTGCATTGATTCTGGAAAAGAAAAATGGGTTGGTTTATTGCGGTCGTCGTTATGAACGAATGAGTCCCAAAGGGATTTCCTTTTGTGACGAATTACCTCATGCGGAATTGCAAGGTGATATGACGAAAAAGATCTTAAAGGAAATTTGTACGGTTACGTCAAATATTCTTGTTGAAAAAAAAATGCTTGTTGAATGTGGTGGCTTTGATGAAAATCTGAAGTTTTGGCAAGAGTATGAGCTTTTGATTCGTTTAGCCCAAAGAACGCCTTTTTTCTTTGTGAATGAGGCCTTGTCTATTTATCGTGTGAATTTGAATGATCCGAATCGATTGACTAATAAGTTTTATTCTTGGATGGAAGCTGTCGATTACATTTATCAGAAACATGCTGAGTTGTATTATAACTTGGGCTTTTTAGGAAGGTTAGAAGCGAGGACTATTGTTTGGAGGGATGCTGTTGCAAGATGTAAAAATGCGGGTTTATTGCGTGAATCTTTAAAAAACAAACTGTTGTATTTGGTCATTTCGTTCCCGTTTAGAGTGAAAAATAAGCTAGTTCGGTTTAGGGCTTGTGTATGA
- a CDS encoding EpsG family protein, translated as MIAAIYVSLHVLCALSLFLFCYLQSKMKDTHYWKLAVFPIVMFTIVEGLRWGREIDWNLYFYTFNDFKYGMQDDFEPLFTLIWGLFAKSGLPYWSVISFSSFLFIVSTFYLFRPYKKYLPIAIPFFIFFSYVNAENLIRWYTGLSFVFFAVRNVLDGKKVKALVFFICAVGCHYAMILLFLLYFLMRLPKPIMSFKAMVVVNMLLMIAFDPQVLGNLAGIFDYLVLLSARFSGYTADAKGWLTGASQASSIERRLPIVAIVMTIPLFIFAKCGDTEARRNPSIVPLYNLFVIGLFVKSMSSGLELFIRFSYFFEPFYGYFCALTFEQLRKRKNVQNVMLLVICGAYFLRKVLGFCWPFEIDQCMLFVWNDQITPNSMIKFLKMRS; from the coding sequence ATGATTGCTGCTATTTATGTTTCTCTGCATGTATTGTGTGCGTTGTCTTTATTTTTGTTTTGCTATTTGCAATCAAAAATGAAAGATACCCACTATTGGAAGCTGGCGGTGTTTCCAATAGTGATGTTTACTATTGTGGAAGGTTTACGTTGGGGGCGTGAAATTGACTGGAATTTGTATTTCTACACATTTAATGATTTTAAATATGGAATGCAGGATGACTTTGAGCCTCTGTTTACCTTAATTTGGGGGCTTTTTGCTAAATCAGGTCTTCCGTATTGGTCTGTGATCTCTTTCTCTTCATTTCTCTTTATAGTTTCAACATTTTATTTATTTAGGCCGTATAAAAAATATCTTCCAATCGCCATTCCTTTTTTCATTTTCTTTTCCTATGTGAATGCGGAAAATTTGATTCGCTGGTACACTGGATTGTCATTTGTATTCTTTGCGGTAAGGAATGTGTTGGATGGGAAAAAAGTCAAAGCACTAGTGTTTTTTATCTGTGCGGTTGGTTGCCATTATGCAATGATTCTTTTGTTTTTGCTTTACTTCTTGATGCGGCTCCCCAAACCAATTATGTCATTTAAAGCAATGGTTGTGGTGAACATGCTGTTGATGATTGCTTTTGATCCGCAGGTTCTTGGCAATCTTGCGGGGATTTTTGATTATTTGGTGTTGCTATCAGCGCGTTTTTCGGGGTATACGGCTGATGCGAAGGGATGGCTGACTGGCGCTTCTCAGGCTTCTTCTATAGAACGGAGACTCCCTATTGTAGCAATTGTGATGACTATTCCTCTGTTTATATTCGCGAAGTGTGGAGATACGGAGGCTCGAAGGAACCCCAGTATTGTTCCGTTGTATAACTTATTTGTGATAGGATTGTTTGTAAAATCTATGTCAAGTGGACTTGAACTATTTATTAGATTTAGTTACTTCTTTGAACCTTTTTATGGGTATTTTTGCGCTTTGACGTTTGAACAACTGCGAAAAAGAAAGAATGTTCAAAATGTGATGCTTTTAGTGATATGCGGGGCCTACTTTTTACGTAAGGTCTTGGGGTTCTGCTGGCCGTTTGAAATAGATCAATGCATGCTTTTTGTCTGGAATGATCAAATAACGCCAAACTCAATGATTAAATTTTTAAAAATGAGATCGTAA
- a CDS encoding glycosyltransferase family 1 protein gives MLRFALNGRFTARKLTGQERFARELILELDKLPEAEEFVLVVPEYASSIPELKRIPVVKYGKVKSHLWEQISFYRYIKKNRLLSINLTTTCPFFSPDIVCIHDAAYYEISDLLTKTLYGKLSTAWHRLLAWGSARWAKKILTVSHYSKNRLSEILKISKERIEIIYDAWQHFNRVGYDDEIFSCLPACVKKKEYVLALSSLLPQKNFVWIKEVAKRNSDLQFVVCGKVVNLSSCSEQDLKCDNVHFTGYISDAQVKSLMSNCMAFIHPAIYEGFGIPPLEALSCGAKVIVSNATCLPELYEDSVYYIDPYNYDVNLKELLGKTVAPSEKILKKFDWGREAKKLVKIVKKIRCL, from the coding sequence ATGTTACGGTTTGCTTTGAATGGTCGTTTTACTGCAAGAAAATTGACGGGACAAGAACGCTTCGCAAGGGAATTGATCTTAGAATTAGATAAGTTGCCTGAAGCAGAAGAATTCGTATTGGTTGTTCCCGAGTATGCGTCAAGCATTCCTGAGCTAAAGCGGATTCCCGTTGTAAAGTACGGTAAGGTAAAAAGCCATTTGTGGGAGCAGATTAGTTTTTATCGATATATAAAAAAGAATAGACTGTTGAGCATTAACCTGACTACGACATGTCCATTTTTTAGTCCAGATATTGTTTGCATTCATGATGCCGCCTATTATGAAATTAGCGATTTGCTGACAAAAACTTTATATGGGAAATTATCGACTGCGTGGCATCGGTTGCTTGCTTGGGGTTCTGCAAGATGGGCGAAAAAAATATTAACTGTAAGCCACTATTCTAAAAACCGCTTGTCGGAAATCTTGAAAATATCAAAAGAGCGTATAGAAATAATATATGATGCATGGCAACATTTTAATAGGGTCGGTTATGATGACGAAATCTTTAGTTGCTTGCCTGCGTGTGTGAAGAAGAAAGAATATGTGTTGGCTTTGAGTAGTTTGCTTCCGCAAAAAAACTTTGTATGGATAAAGGAAGTCGCAAAGCGTAATAGCGATCTGCAGTTTGTTGTTTGTGGTAAAGTTGTTAATCTTAGTAGTTGTAGCGAACAAGATTTAAAATGCGACAACGTCCACTTTACCGGATATATTAGTGATGCTCAGGTTAAGTCCCTAATGTCAAATTGTATGGCGTTTATTCACCCTGCGATATATGAAGGGTTTGGCATTCCGCCTTTGGAAGCCTTGTCTTGTGGGGCTAAGGTAATTGTGTCTAATGCGACATGCTTGCCGGAATTGTATGAAGACTCCGTTTACTATATTGACCCGTATAATTATGATGTCAATTTGAAAGAATTGTTGGGTAAAACGGTGGCCCCTAGTGAAAAAATATTGAAAAAATTCGATTGGGGGAGAGAGGCTAAAAAATTGGTAAAAATTGTAAAAAAAATTAGATGTCTGTGA
- a CDS encoding DegT/DnrJ/EryC1/StrS aminotransferase family protein yields the protein MTNDFISVTSPLLPSLEEFEPFLKDIWDRKWLTNNGHYHQELEKALAEYLGVEYISLFTNGTLPLITALQAMRITGEVITTPYSFVATTHSIWWNGLTPVFVDVDPATGNLDPQKIEEAITPKTTAIMPVHVYGNPCDIEAIQEIADRYGLAVIYDAAHAFNVKVNGHTILDAGDMNTLSFHATKTYNTVEGGALICHDARTKKRIDYLKNFGFAGETTVVAPGINSKMDEIRAAYGLCNLKHIDGAIAARKKVASVYRKALANIPGISMFKERDGVSYNYSYFPIFVNEAEYGMSRDALYEKMKSQNVLGRRYFYPLISDFAMYRGLPSATKVNLPVATRMANEVICLPMHAGLTDKDVERVLNAILIK from the coding sequence ATGACAAATGATTTTATTTCCGTAACATCCCCCCTTCTCCCATCCTTGGAAGAATTCGAACCGTTTCTCAAGGATATCTGGGATCGTAAGTGGCTGACCAACAATGGACATTATCACCAGGAACTGGAAAAGGCTCTTGCTGAATATTTAGGCGTGGAATATATCAGTCTGTTTACGAATGGAACCTTGCCTCTTATCACGGCCCTTCAGGCAATGCGCATTACCGGTGAGGTCATCACGACGCCTTATAGCTTTGTGGCGACGACGCACTCCATCTGGTGGAACGGGCTCACTCCGGTGTTCGTGGACGTAGATCCTGCTACAGGAAATCTTGACCCGCAGAAGATTGAAGAAGCCATTACTCCCAAGACAACCGCTATTATGCCGGTGCACGTTTACGGAAACCCTTGCGACATTGAGGCTATTCAGGAAATCGCAGACCGTTATGGTCTCGCGGTGATTTACGATGCTGCACATGCTTTCAATGTGAAGGTGAACGGCCATACCATTCTTGATGCCGGTGACATGAATACGCTCAGCTTCCATGCGACTAAGACCTATAATACGGTTGAAGGCGGCGCCCTGATTTGCCATGATGCGCGAACTAAGAAACGAATCGACTATCTCAAGAACTTCGGCTTTGCTGGAGAAACTACGGTTGTTGCTCCAGGGATCAACAGCAAGATGGATGAAATTCGTGCTGCCTATGGTCTTTGCAATCTTAAGCATATCGATGGCGCCATTGCCGCCCGTAAGAAGGTGGCTTCGGTGTACCGTAAGGCGTTGGCGAATATTCCTGGTATTTCGATGTTTAAGGAACGCGACGGTGTCTCGTATAACTATTCGTATTTTCCGATTTTCGTGAACGAGGCTGAATACGGCATGAGTCGTGATGCTCTTTACGAAAAGATGAAGTCTCAGAATGTTTTGGGCCGTCGCTATTTCTATCCACTCATCAGTGATTTTGCCATGTATCGTGGACTGCCATCTGCAACTAAGGTAAATCTCCCCGTCGCAACAAGAATGGCGAACGAGGTTATCTGCTTGCCTATGCATGCTGGACTTACGGATAAGGATGTTGAACGCGTGCTGAACGCCATATTGATCAAGTAG
- a CDS encoding ATP-grasp domain-containing protein gives MKKLMILGGSRYAIPVIEIAHKLGAYAITADYLPDNIAHKHSDQYVNVSIIEKDSVLKVAKELQIDGIVSFACDPGVTTAAYVAEKMGLPFQCSYESASILQDKGLFRQFLTDNGFNVPHAKSYSDKKAPLKDVDFFNWPVIVKPVDSAGSKGVTKVNSPDGLEAAIETALKSSIGGHFIIEDFLTFDGYHSSADPFTVDGKLCFTSYSDQLFDKEADNPYTPAQIIWPSSMKQAHQDYLTSEIQRLMHLLKMKTGIYNIESCVGVDGKPYIMEVSPRGGGCKIAELQRFAYGIDLIECEVRAALGMPLLEIKQTNCDGCWCEFVIHAARGQSGIFKKMVIDDEIKSKHVKVVDMTVKDGDMVHPFTGANMSLGDMFLRFDSREELNEVMSRSHEWLKIELE, from the coding sequence ATGAAAAAGCTCATGATTCTTGGTGGATCTCGTTATGCCATCCCCGTTATCGAAATTGCGCATAAGCTTGGCGCATACGCTATTACTGCGGATTACCTGCCAGATAATATTGCTCATAAACATTCGGATCAATATGTGAATGTTAGCATCATTGAGAAAGACTCTGTTTTGAAAGTTGCCAAGGAATTACAGATTGATGGCATTGTGTCTTTTGCTTGTGATCCGGGCGTTACTACGGCGGCATATGTTGCTGAAAAGATGGGACTCCCGTTTCAATGTTCCTATGAATCAGCGAGTATTTTGCAGGACAAGGGGCTTTTCAGACAGTTCCTTACCGATAACGGATTCAATGTGCCCCATGCGAAAAGTTATTCGGACAAAAAGGCTCCGTTGAAGGATGTAGATTTCTTCAATTGGCCTGTTATTGTAAAACCCGTTGATTCCGCTGGCAGCAAGGGCGTGACCAAGGTAAATTCGCCGGATGGTTTGGAGGCTGCTATTGAAACCGCCTTGAAAAGCTCCATAGGCGGCCATTTCATTATTGAAGATTTCTTGACCTTCGATGGCTACCATTCTAGTGCGGATCCATTTACGGTTGATGGCAAACTCTGCTTCACTTCTTATTCCGATCAGCTTTTTGACAAGGAAGCGGACAATCCCTATACTCCGGCGCAGATTATTTGGCCGTCGTCAATGAAACAGGCTCATCAGGATTATCTGACTTCGGAAATTCAGCGTTTGATGCATTTGCTGAAAATGAAAACTGGCATTTATAACATCGAATCCTGCGTAGGAGTTGATGGTAAACCCTATATTATGGAAGTGTCTCCGCGCGGTGGTGGTTGCAAGATTGCTGAATTGCAACGTTTTGCCTATGGAATAGATTTGATTGAATGCGAAGTTCGTGCTGCGTTGGGAATGCCGTTGCTGGAAATCAAACAGACTAATTGCGATGGCTGCTGGTGTGAATTCGTTATCCATGCTGCTCGTGGGCAAAGCGGTATATTTAAGAAGATGGTTATTGATGACGAGATAAAGTCCAAGCATGTCAAGGTTGTAGACATGACTGTAAAGGATGGCGATATGGTACACCCTTTTACGGGGGCGAATATGTCGCTGGGAGATATGTTCTTGCGTTTCGATTCCCGTGAAGAACTGAATGAAGTGATGTCTCGCTCGCATGAATGGCTTAAGATTGAACTGGAGTAA